Genomic DNA from Calditerrivibrio sp.:
ATCCCACCAGGTAAATACTGGAGAGCCCTTTGGAAGTTTTTCTTTAATATCTAAAAAGCTATTCTGAATCGGTATAGGTATAGATGGTGGTAGTACTAAATTAAATGCCGTAAGGTTATTTGCAGAGATGAAAAAGATAATATATATGAATACCGGCACTGAAATATCTACAATTCTTTCGTTTGCTTTTAAATATTTCACCAAATGATATATAGCCATAAAAACAATATACCCCAATCCGGCCCCTGCAAGGGGTGCAAAAAACATGGAAAACCTATTACCAGAAAAGAATGCTAACATACCAAGTGCCAACAATGGCCAAAGGGGTATCATCTGCTTAAATCTGTGTATGAAAGCTACCAATACGCCTATAATGCCAACAGCTGCTACTTTTGGATTGCCGAGAATCATATTTAAAATCTCCCCATAACTCCTCTTGTTGGATTCAGATATGGTCTCCATGATGTTTGGCCAAGAGATGTTTGCAAGGGTAAGCTCAGTTTTGTGAAAGTATCCGGTCTTAAAAACAAAATCAAAAAGATTACCAAGACCAAGAAGAAAATACCAAGGGTTTGATAAAAGGATATATATCCCCAAGAGAATGACAATATCCTTTACTCTAAATCTATTTACAAAGAGGTATATAACAAACACACCTGCATACACCACAGCAAAACCATAATGTTGATACCACCAGTGCAAAAGAAGCATCGATATACCAGCTAACCCTGTGTACACATACTGTTTCTTTTTATCTTCAGTTTGGGCAACCATCAAAAAAAATAACCCAACAACTATAGGGAAAAACAGCAACAAACTATCAGTATCCACCCTCCCGTTGCAGGATCTGACGTAATAGGCGTAGCTAAAAGTCCCAAATAGCCCACCAGCTATTCCAGCAAGCCCAAGACCTATCCTGTAGAAATATATCGCAAGGGGTATGACAAACATACTTGAGAGTATAGGTATCATGTAGATACCCGCCATATATATATTTCCATTTAAAAACCATTTGGATACTTTTTCTAAAAGAAATACTAACAGCGTTGGCAATGATGGGAAAGGTTCGTTATCTGGATATGATTTTAATGGATCTGTAACGTTGTCACCAAACTTACCATTTCTATATTCCTTAGCAAGCCTTGTCCAGTAATAGGCATCCAAAGTGGTCATTGATATTCTACCATCTTTTGCATAAGTAACCTCTTTTTGTTGATTCCAGATGGAAAGTTGCCAATACCTTTTATAAGTAGATATGCCAAAGGTAACAGCAGTAAAGACTACAAGAATCACAAGTGATATGGAAATCTTTTTCATACTTCCCCCTATCATTTAACTCTATATATCCTCATTATTGGAAAGTTATCATACACTTTTTCGAAATATTTGTCATCATATTTTCCAAAGAAAAACATCTGATTAAAATTTGTTTCAAAAACATCTTTGGGTAACATATAAGAGTAAAAAGTGGTATTACCTTTTCTTACAATCTGGATGATTTTGCCTTCATTAGAAAACTCGTAGGACTTCTCTAAACCATTCTCATTTAAGATATAGATAGAACTAATCTGTTCATCACCGTAATAACCGTTTTTAAGATCTACATTCTCTTGATTACACTTTATACTATCATTGAAGTAATAACAATCAATAAGCTCATAGTCTGAATATATACTGTTTCTTCTATGAAAATCCCACTTTGCGAAAAAATCTATACCATCATACTTATATACCATATCATAGCTCATGACAACCAATACATTTTTCTTCTTTAAAGGTGCATCATACGATTTAGCTTCCATAACTACCCTATCGATATCTAAACCACCTTTCTCCAAGAACATAAACCCTTTATTGTCGAAATAGCTAATGATATTCCTAAGAACCTTTTGATTGTTTGAGGCTAACCCACAAGCGGTAAAATAAGCTCTACCCTTTCCCTGTATCCCACCATCATGAACTGTAGCAAAACCACTGAGATCCTGATATGCATATCCAAAATCCCACCAGGTCCAAGCAACCGGCAATTCCCCAAATCTGCCTTTAAGATCTAACATCGTCCTTTGAATATCCACAGGTATTGAGGGCTTCGGCTCATATTTTATTCCAGAAAAAAAGCTTATAATCACTACTGAACACAACAAAATTAAAATTACAGATACAGTCTTTGAAAAAATCATGGCATAGTGATCAAAGAGCATTAAGATGTTATAAGTTATATGTTTGATCAATGTAAAAAACAGATAGCCCAACCCCGCATATATAAAAGGTGAAAGATACATAGTAAATCTATTCCCAGATTTAAAGGATAAAAGTCCAAGTAAAAGAATTGGAAGAGATGGGATGATATCAACCTTTGCCCTCAAGATCAATATCCCTAATCCTACAAACCCCAAAAGCCCAATATAAGTATTACCTGCTGAATACAAAAGTATAGTTTCCCAATCCAGCTTTTGTGTCTCAGATATAAAATCAGCCATATTAGGCCATGGGATGAGATCATGCATCACTTTACCAGCAAGATATTTGGATCCGTAAACAAAATATATTATATTGTCCAAACTCTTCAAAAAGTGAACAGGGTTTGCAAATACCACATATAAAGAAAGCAGCAAAACAATCTGATATAAAGGTACCCTTTTTAGAATTAAGTAGACAAGGAATACCACACCAAAAATCAACAATAAACCTGGATAATAATACCACCACATATAAAGATAACCTGTCACCCCAAGAAATACTGCCGATATATATCTCCTAAACCCTACTGTTTTAGGTGTCAGATAAATGAGGTAACTTATCATAAAAGGGAAAAAAAGGTTTAAACAATCCGTATCCACCCTACCTAAAAATGTTCTGTAAAAATAGGAATAACCAAAGGTAGTAAGTAAAGTAGCCGCAATAGCAGAAGCAGTAGAAGCAACACTATGGAAGTACAGAAAAACAGGTAATATAAAAAAACTGGATAAGATTATTACAAGGTATATACCACTGTAGTAAACATTATTTACATACCTATTTAGGATATTTATCATGTGAACAAGCAGGGTATTAGCCTCATCTTTTAGTTTATAGGGATGATCCGGATACCCCCTGTATAGATCTGGTTCCTTATCATCCATTATGTTATCAAGAGATTTCGCAAGCCTTATCCAATAATAACCATCTAATGTTGTCAAAGATACTGTATCCCCCACAAAATAATGTTGATTTGATTTTTGCCATTTTAGTAGCTGATAGTACCTAAAACCTGATGATACAACCATCAGCACCAATATCAAGAGTATCGTAAATAAGCCCCTTTTCCTCATTATACTCCCAAGATTCTACTTATTGTTTTAAAGACTATTTTTAAATCTGTTATGAACGAGAAATCATCGATATATACTCTGTAAAGTTCAATCTTTTTTGGTAGCACCTCTTCTATATACCCTTTTTCCACATCATCGTATTTTGCCATTATCTCCTCTTCGTTTCTATATTGAAGTGTCGCATAATCGGTTATACCAGGTTTTATAGAAAGTATGGCTTTATACTCATCGATAAAAAGGGTTACATATTTTTCCACCTCAGGTCTCGGCCCCACTATACTCATATCGCCAATCAGTACGTTAAAAAACTGAGGTAACTCATCCAGCTTCCACTTTCTCAAAAAAGCCCCTACCTTAGTTATTCTCGGATCCCGCTCTGCAGTTACTAATGGACCAACCTTATCAGCATCCTGTATCATGGTTCTAAATTTAAAAAGTTTAAACTTTTTAAAATCTTTACCCACCCTATCTTGCTTGTAAAACACAGGCCCCTTTGAATCCATCTTGATCAAAAGGGTTATAACTAAAAATAAAGGGGATAGCACCACTAAAGCAAACATCGAAAATATTATATCAAAAAGCCTCTTCCCATGCTTTTTATAAAAGCTATTTCCCAATTATTTTTACCTCTTCCTCGAGTACTACACCAAACTTTTCGAAGACTTTTTCTTTTACAAAAGATATAAGTTTCTTTATATCGCTACTGGTGGCATTACCCATATTTATGATAAAATTTGCATGTTTTTCAGATACCTGTGCTCCACCTATGGTATACCCCTTTAAACCGCACTCCTCTATGAGCTTACCCGCATAGGTACCAAACGGTCTTTTAAACACAGAACCACAGGAAGGATATTCCAATGGCTGTTTTTCCGATCTTCGTTTCAAGATATCTTCTCTTATTTCACCCAAAGGTTCTTTTTTCTTATTCAATAAAAATGATACCGAAAGCACTATCTCATCTTTCAATGAGGTTTTTCTGTACTCAAAAGCTATATCATCCCTGTACAGCCTTGCGATAACACCACCTTTTAAAACATCCACAAAAGCAACAGTATCCTTAACCTCACAGTCAAAAGCTCCAGCATTCATAAAGATTGCTCCCCCCACAGTTCCTGGTATACCGGAGAGGTTTTCAAGACCTGATAAGCCATAAGCCACAGTAAAAGCTACCAGATCATCCAAAAGAACACCAGCACCACATAAAACAGTGCATCCATCAAGTACAGTATATCTATTGAGGTTTTTCGTGGAGATAACAATACCATCAAACCCTTCATCGTCAAAAAGCAGGTTTGTTCCTCTACCTATAATAATCTTTTTTAAACCTTGTTTTTCTGAAAAATCCAGCACAAAACGCAGCTCATCACTGCTTTTGGGTGCAGCAAAGAACCTTGCTCTACCACCTGTTCTATAGCTATTGTGTTTTGACAATGGTTCATTTGCTATTATCAGACTATTTAAATCGAGCATGCTTTATAGACTCCCCACAACCACAAGGAGATTTACTTTTGATAGTAGAGATATTTTTTATTATCTCCCTTATATACCTCTCACTCTTTTTCACATTTTCCACAACCTCTGCCGTAGTCAGTATATCCCTACTGATTCCTGCAGCATAGTTCGAAACGATGTTCACAGCAGCATAACATATCCCAAGCTCCCTCGCAAGTGCCGCTTCTGGGCATAACGTCATCCCCACCACATCAAATCCCAACCTATTAAACATCTTTATTTCAGAAGAAGTTTCCAATCTTGGACCATTCGTACATACATAAGTACCTTTACTATGAAACCTACAACCAACCTCCCCTATAATCCTTATCAGTTCACCCCTCAACGATGAACAGAAGGGCTCTGTAAAATCAATATGGAACACATCACCCACGTCAGAATAAGTAGACTCTCTACCATATGTAAAATCCACCAAACCATCCGGAATTAAAAGATCACCCGGTTCCAAAACAGTATTAATACCCCCTACCGCCGAAAAAGCCAGAATAAAATCCACACCAAGTTCATAAAATCCATATATGTTTGCTCTATAGTTTATTTTGTGTGGGGGGTATTGATGATTATCACCATGTCTACCTATGGAATATATCTCATTCTCTGAGGATAGATACCTTTTATAGCTACCAGAAGGGGCACCATATTTCGTCATGACGGGGATAGACTCCACAAAACTAAACCCTTCTTCCACCAACAAGCCTGTACCTGTTATGATACCTATCTTCATACTTTCCTCCAGATTATTTAGGTCTTGGAAGATTCCAATTTCTCCATATTGCCAATAACCGCAGCAAAAATACAAGAAGTATAGAAACAAATAATACTATGGCGTTTTCACCTATTAAGTTGTGCATCAAAAGAAAAGCGATACCACCAAGTAGTGAAGCCGAAGCATAAACCTCCCTTTTAAGCACCAATGGTACTTCACCCTGTAAAACATCCCTAATCATCCCACCAAAAGTCCCAGTCATCACCCCCATAAAAACAGAACCTATAAACCCTATCTGATAATCTATACCCACCTTTACCCCTATTACCGTAAATACTCCAAGCCCTA
This window encodes:
- a CDS encoding dolichyl-diphosphooligosaccharide--protein glycosyltransferase subunit STT3 — translated: MKKISISLVILVVFTAVTFGISTYKRYWQLSIWNQQKEVTYAKDGRISMTTLDAYYWTRLAKEYRNGKFGDNVTDPLKSYPDNEPFPSLPTLLVFLLEKVSKWFLNGNIYMAGIYMIPILSSMFVIPLAIYFYRIGLGLAGIAGGLFGTFSYAYYVRSCNGRVDTDSLLLFFPIVVGLFFLMVAQTEDKKKQYVYTGLAGISMLLLHWWYQHYGFAVVYAGVFVIYLFVNRFRVKDIVILLGIYILLSNPWYFLLGLGNLFDFVFKTGYFHKTELTLANISWPNIMETISESNKRSYGEILNMILGNPKVAAVGIIGVLVAFIHRFKQMIPLWPLLALGMLAFFSGNRFSMFFAPLAGAGLGYIVFMAIYHLVKYLKANERIVDISVPVFIYIIFFISANNLTAFNLVLPPSIPIPIQNSFLDIKEKLPKGSPVFTWWDFGYALMDIGEFAVYHDGGAHGADRSYFSAKAFVETDQKKMYAIISAIDNLKFKGINKILDDNKSANAVVEDLMNYTGKPKNSNIFVLYTYDMVGKFGALAFFGNWDFEKKVTKSEGYQELNCSRFDGKILQCQNAILDLDTGLINKQVPIKRFIISKNGQVAHLKEYPHMSDINVQLIALNNNIIGSYVISDKVFRSNFNQMYLLGNYDKNLFEEIYNNFPHARAFRVKVD
- a CDS encoding sugar transferase produces the protein MGNSFYKKHGKRLFDIIFSMFALVVLSPLFLVITLLIKMDSKGPVFYKQDRVGKDFKKFKLFKFRTMIQDADKVGPLVTAERDPRITKVGAFLRKWKLDELPQFFNVLIGDMSIVGPRPEVEKYVTLFIDEYKAILSIKPGITDYATLQYRNEEEIMAKYDDVEKGYIEEVLPKKIELYRVYIDDFSFITDLKIVFKTISRILGV
- the murB gene encoding UDP-N-acetylmuramate dehydrogenase, coding for MLDLNSLIIANEPLSKHNSYRTGGRARFFAAPKSSDELRFVLDFSEKQGLKKIIIGRGTNLLFDDEGFDGIVISTKNLNRYTVLDGCTVLCGAGVLLDDLVAFTVAYGLSGLENLSGIPGTVGGAIFMNAGAFDCEVKDTVAFVDVLKGGVIARLYRDDIAFEYRKTSLKDEIVLSVSFLLNKKKEPLGEIREDILKRRSEKQPLEYPSCGSVFKRPFGTYAGKLIEECGLKGYTIGGAQVSEKHANFIINMGNATSSDIKKLISFVKEKVFEKFGVVLEEEVKIIGK
- a CDS encoding S-methyl-5'-thioinosine phosphorylase; translated protein: MKIGIITGTGLLVEEGFSFVESIPVMTKYGAPSGSYKRYLSSENEIYSIGRHGDNHQYPPHKINYRANIYGFYELGVDFILAFSAVGGINTVLEPGDLLIPDGLVDFTYGRESTYSDVGDVFHIDFTEPFCSSLRGELIRIIGEVGCRFHSKGTYVCTNGPRLETSSEIKMFNRLGFDVVGMTLCPEAALARELGICYAAVNIVSNYAAGISRDILTTAEVVENVKKSERYIREIIKNISTIKSKSPCGCGESIKHARFK
- a CDS encoding trimeric intracellular cation channel family protein, giving the protein MNNLLYILDLVGTVAFAISGALAGVRKKMDLYGIFVLSLVTAVGGGTIRDVLVGRIPPFIFRDYNYIFLSLLSAVFVFFFYRKVEKGYNTLLIMDALGLGVFTVIGVKVGIDYQIGFIGSVFMGVMTGTFGGMIRDVLQGEVPLVLKREVYASASLLGGIAFLLMHNLIGENAIVLFVSILLVFLLRLLAIWRNWNLPRPK